In Agrococcus jenensis, the genomic window CGCGGCATGATCGGCGCGCACCTGGAGGTCTACGGGCCGCTCACCGACATCCACAGCGGCGCCGTCTCGGGATCCGCGCCGAACCCTGCGATCGAGCTCGGCCGGCTGCTCGGCGAGCTGCAAGACGGCGAGGGCAGGATCACGCTGCCCGGCTTCTACGACGACGTCGAGCCCATGTCGGACGGCAGGCGTGGCGAGCTCGCCGCGCTGCCGTACTCCGACGAGGACTGGCTCACGCGATCCCACACCCGCAGCATCCGGGGCGAGACGGGCTTCACCGTGCTCGAGCGGCTGTGGGAGCGGCCGGCGCTCGAGGTGATCGCGCTCGCCGCCGGCGACCCGGTCGGGGTGAAGCGCGCGGCCGTGCCGTCGATGGCGGCGGCCGACCTCAGCATCCGGCTCGTGGCCGGCCAGCGCGTCGAGGTCGTCGCCGAGCAGCTGCAGCGATGGGTAAACGAGCGCATCGCCGACGGCTTCGACCACAGCGTGGAGGTGGAGGCGCTGATCGCCCAGCAGCCGTACCGCACGCCTGACACCCCGTTCGTCGACGCGCTCGCTCGGGCGATGGCCGAGGGATTCGGGGTGGACGAGGTCGGCCGCATGGGCAACGCGGGCGGAGGTCCGGCCGACCTGCTCGCGACGGCGATCGGCGCACCGGTGGTCTTCTTCGGCACGGGTCTCGTCGAGGACAACTGGCACGACAGCGATGAGAGCGTCTCGCTCGAGATGCTGCGCTCGGGGGCGGCGACGCTCGCCCACCTCTGGGATGCGCTCGGCGCGACCGGCTGATCAGCGGCGCGAGCCGCTCAGGCCGGGAGGATCGGTGCCTCGTCCGGCCCGTCGTGCCCGTCGTGCGCGTCGTGCTCGTCGACGTGCTCGATGGCGTCCGACATGCGCGCGAGGAAGGCGGCGACCGCGTGCCGCTCCGCCTCCCCCATCTCGTCGATGACGCCGATCATCCGTCGGTGCATCGCGCCGAGCGTGGCGCGAACCTCGCTGTCGGTGTCGGTCGTCGGCACCACGATGGTCGCTCGACGGTCGTCGGGATGCGGCTCGCGGCGCACGTGCCCGCTCTTCACCAGCCGGTCGACGAGCGCCGTGACCGAGGGCGAGGCGAGCTGCAGGGCCGCCGCGAGATCCCGCTGCCGCATGGCGTCGCCGCGGCGCTGGGCCTGCAGCAGCGTGCGGAGCGCGAGCAGGTCGGTCTCCCCCATGCCCATGGAGGATCGGGTCCGTGCGCGCATCGCGCCCTCCGCCGCGCGGTAGCGCCGCAGCAGGTTCAGGACGTCGACGCTCGACGGCACCGCGTGCTGCGGGTACCAGTACCCGCTCGACGCTGCGGTGGTCTCCACGCCACTCCCCCGATCTCTGCTGGTGCAAGCATAGCGTTCGACCGTGATACATTTCGATCGTCGAACTAACGAAAGAAGGAGCACGGCTGATGTCGCAGACCCTGGTGCCCAGCACGAGCTCCTTCGACGGCGCGGCGATCCGACCGGTCACGTGGGCGTCGCCGAGCAGCGACCTCTGGGTCGCGTCGGTCATCGACGCCGACGGTGTGCGCTTCCTCGGGTTCGTCGAGCGCAGCCTGGACGACTACCTCGCGGTCGATGGCTCCGGCGTCTCGAAGGGCCGGTATGCCGACCTGGACTCCGCGAAGCGCGCGATCGACGGCGAGTCCGCCCCGGCGACGGCGCGCCACTGGAGCGAGACCGGTGCGCCGATCCTGACGGTCAGGCAGCTCCGCTCGCGCTGAGCGAGTGCGAGCGGCTGCTCAGCGCAGCGCGCCGAGCAGGTCGTCGGCGAGATCCTCGATGTGCTCGATCCCGACCGACAGGCGGATGAGCCCCTCGGGGATCGTGGGCGCCTCGGTCGCCCAGCGGCGGCGGCGCTCGAGCGTCGACTCCACGCCCCCGAGGCTCGTCGCGGGGATCCACAGCTGCACCCGGTCGACAACCCGGTCGGCGGCCGCGGCATCCGCGAGCACGATGCCCAGCACCGTGCCGAAGCCGGGATCGCGCACCTCCACCACGCCCGGCGCATCCGCGAGCCGGCGAGCGAGCTCGCGCGCGTTCGACTGGGCGCGCTCGAGCCGCACCGACAGCGTCCGGAGGCCGCGCAGCGTCAGGAACGCCTCCATCGGGCCGGGGATCGCGCCGTGCAGGCTGCGGTGCTGGCGGATGCGGTCGGCGAGCGCGTCGTCGCCGGCGACCACCGCGCCGAGCACGACGTCGCTGTGGCCGGCGATGAGCTTCGTGGCGGAGTGGACGACGAGGTCGGCGCCGAGCTCGAGCGGGCGCTGCAGGAGCGGCGACGCGAACGTGCTGTCGACGACGCTCAGCACCCCGGCCGCGCGGGCGGCGGCGGCGAGCCGCGCGATGTCCGCGATCTCGAGGGCGGGATTCGTGGGCGACTCGAGCCACACGAGGGCCGCTCCGGGGATCGCGGCCTCCACCGCGTCGGGGTCGACGAT contains:
- a CDS encoding M20/M25/M40 family metallo-hydrolase, which translates into the protein MPRRDDGIRAFVDAHEDDMVAELSAWVRIPSVAGVPERERHLRRSASWLAGALRDLGFPITEIWPGETGPAVYAEWCEAPGAPTVLVCSHHDVRAVKDENWDETAPFEPVVRGGRLYGRGSSDAKGQVLAHLWAVRAHLAGGRSAPAVNLKLLVEGEEEAGSPSLAGMLDEQRARLDADVILFSDTLLWRADHPALCTSIRGMIGAHLEVYGPLTDIHSGAVSGSAPNPAIELGRLLGELQDGEGRITLPGFYDDVEPMSDGRRGELAALPYSDEDWLTRSHTRSIRGETGFTVLERLWERPALEVIALAAGDPVGVKRAAVPSMAAADLSIRLVAGQRVEVVAEQLQRWVNERIADGFDHSVEVEALIAQQPYRTPDTPFVDALARAMAEGFGVDEVGRMGNAGGGPADLLATAIGAPVVFFGTGLVEDNWHDSDESVSLEMLRSGAATLAHLWDALGATG
- a CDS encoding MarR family winged helix-turn-helix transcriptional regulator, yielding METTAASSGYWYPQHAVPSSVDVLNLLRRYRAAEGAMRARTRSSMGMGETDLLALRTLLQAQRRGDAMRQRDLAAALQLASPSVTALVDRLVKSGHVRREPHPDDRRATIVVPTTDTDSEVRATLGAMHRRMIGVIDEMGEAERHAVAAFLARMSDAIEHVDEHDAHDGHDGPDEAPILPA
- a CDS encoding trans-sulfuration enzyme family protein gives rise to the protein MSDRTALRPETIAVSAGRPPRTPDAPTSTPVTFASAFVAGGEIEYARYGNPSWTALEDALGALEGGTCLSFASGMAAVSAVLSLVPHGGAVVVPRHAYQGTLALLDTEAGSGRFEVRRVDIVDPDAVEAAIPGAALVWLESPTNPALEIADIARLAAAARAAGVLSVVDSTFASPLLQRPLELGADLVVHSATKLIAGHSDVVLGAVVAGDDALADRIRQHRSLHGAIPGPMEAFLTLRGLRTLSVRLERAQSNARELARRLADAPGVVEVRDPGFGTVLGIVLADAAAADRVVDRVQLWIPATSLGGVESTLERRRRWATEAPTIPEGLIRLSVGIEHIEDLADDLLGALR